The DNA sequence AGCCCCCGTCATGCGCGCGTACCTTCAACACAAAATGTTCGCCGACAAATCTCCGGGCGAATTGACCAAGCTGTATTACATCGGCCCGATGTTTCGCCGCGAACGTCCGCAGGCCGGACGGTATCGCCAGTTTTATCAGATCGGCGTCGAAGTCATGGGATCGAGCGACGATCCGGCCATCGAAGCTGAAGTGATGGAAATGCTGGATTGGTTTTTGAAAGAACTGAAAATCACCAACACGACGCTGCTGATCAACTCCGTCGGCGAACCGGCAAGCCGTGCGGTTTACCTGGAAACCTTGCGCGACGCGATTCGCCCGAATTTAGACAAACTCTGCGTTGATTGTCATCACCGGTTTGAAACCAACGCGCTACGCATTTTTGACTGCAAAAATGAAAGCTGTCAGACGATCATTGCGACGTTGCCGACGATTACCGATTCACTTGATGAAACGTCGCGTCAGCACTTTGACCAGTTCAAAGCGCATCTGGATGCGCGCGGCATCGCCTACACTGTCAACCCGCGAATGGTGCGCGGGCTGGATTATTACACCAAGACGGCGTTTGAAATTGTCGGGCACGACGGACTCGGCGCACAGAATACGCTGGTCGGCGGAGGTCGTTACGATGGATTGTCGGAAACGCTCGGCGGGCCACCAACGAAAGGCTTTGGCTTTGCCTTCGGGTTGGATCGCATGGTGATGGCGTTGCCGGAAAGTGAAGCCGAACAGCTTCGTGCAGCCGATGCGCCGGATGTGTTCATCGTCTTTTTGGGCGAAACGGCGCGTGCGCATTCGTTCACCGTCGCGCAACAACTCCGCGCCGCTGGCATCGCCGTGGCAATGGAGTTTGAAGACCGCAAAATGAAAAAAGCGATGGCGGCGGCAGACAAAGCCCGCGCCCGGTTTGCACTGATCATCGGCGACAACGAAGTCGCCAGCGGCCAATACGCCTTGAAGAATTTGAAAACCGGCGAGCAGGAATCGCTCTCGCTTGATGCAATCATTTCTAAATTGAATTGAACTACGAAAAGGAGCATGGAGTTCCGGCTTTAGCCGGCTGCTTCTTAGAAAAGTGCCCAGCCGCCTGAAGGCGGAACTCCATGCTTTTTCTTCGATGAAATCTTGAAGT is a window from the Acidobacteriota bacterium genome containing:
- a CDS encoding histidine--tRNA ligase, with the protein product MIQTVRGTRDILPGDMPLWHRVEAVAREAFRRYGFREIRTPIFEKTELFARGVGEATDIVHKEMYTFTDRARHDSEGESLTLRPENTAPVMRAYLQHKMFADKSPGELTKLYYIGPMFRRERPQAGRYRQFYQIGVEVMGSSDDPAIEAEVMEMLDWFLKELKITNTTLLINSVGEPASRAVYLETLRDAIRPNLDKLCVDCHHRFETNALRIFDCKNESCQTIIATLPTITDSLDETSRQHFDQFKAHLDARGIAYTVNPRMVRGLDYYTKTAFEIVGHDGLGAQNTLVGGGRYDGLSETLGGPPTKGFGFAFGLDRMVMALPESEAEQLRAADAPDVFIVFLGETARAHSFTVAQQLRAAGIAVAMEFEDRKMKKAMAAADKARARFALIIGDNEVASGQYALKNLKTGEQESLSLDAIISKLN